A genomic stretch from Anaerolinea thermophila UNI-1 includes:
- a CDS encoding XdhC family protein — protein MSVFQALAELESQGKGAVLCTVIRSAGSTPRHEGSKMIVYPDGHILGTVGGGELESRVIKEALDVYQQGKPRLLSYSMVNPKEGDPGVCGGTVQIYVEPILPKPVLLVIGGGHVGKAVAHLGKFLGFRVAISDDRPEFCNPEAIPDGDEFYPVPMRDLPQAMTITPQTYIVMTTRGSVVDVPGLPALLDSPAAYIGIIGSKRRWLTTKKALLESGIAEEKIARVHSPIGLELNAETPEEIAVSILAEIIMLRNGGTGERMRI, from the coding sequence ATGAGCGTTTTTCAAGCCTTAGCCGAATTAGAGAGTCAGGGAAAAGGGGCGGTGCTTTGCACAGTCATTCGGAGTGCAGGATCAACACCGCGCCACGAAGGTAGCAAGATGATTGTGTATCCCGATGGACACATTCTGGGAACTGTAGGTGGTGGCGAACTGGAAAGCCGTGTGATTAAAGAAGCCCTGGATGTGTATCAACAGGGAAAGCCCAGGTTGTTGAGTTATTCAATGGTGAATCCTAAGGAAGGCGATCCAGGTGTTTGTGGAGGAACTGTGCAAATATATGTAGAACCGATACTTCCCAAACCAGTTTTACTGGTAATTGGGGGAGGACACGTTGGGAAGGCTGTGGCTCATTTAGGAAAATTTCTTGGTTTTCGCGTAGCCATATCGGATGACCGCCCTGAGTTTTGCAATCCAGAAGCCATTCCCGATGGTGACGAGTTCTATCCTGTTCCTATGAGAGATCTACCACAGGCGATGACGATCACCCCACAAACATACATTGTGATGACGACCCGCGGGAGTGTCGTTGATGTTCCAGGGTTGCCTGCGTTGCTTGACTCTCCGGCTGCTTACATCGGCATCATAGGCTCAAAACGGCGCTGGCTGACTACGAAGAAAGCCTTGCTGGAAAGCGGTATTGCAGAGGAAAAAATTGCCCGTGTTCATTCTCCGATTGGTTTAGAATTAAACGCAGAGACCCCCGAAGAAATTGCAGTAAGCATTTTGGCTGAAATTATCATGCTTCGGAATGGCGGTACTGGTGAAAGGATGAGAATTTAA
- a CDS encoding LLM class flavin-dependent oxidoreductase encodes MKQRVALYLQDAHDLRAGLDYVRYAEVRGFEAVWQAESRLVRDAIVPMAAYAAVTERIKVGSGVINNWTRNIGLLAATFLTLDDLAPNRIICGIGAWWDPLAKNVGIERKKPLVAMRETVTVLRRLLNMERVTFHGEFVHVDGIELDVVHGRREPRNVPIMIGATGDQMMELTGEIADGVVLNYCVPPEYNLKALELLEKGARKAGRTLDDLDRPQLVVCSVDYDHDKAIDTTRELLTQYLAQQPHIAKASGVSMDVVSEIQSILGWPATHEQIQRAKHLVPEDLIHRITASGTPDEARAKVEEYRRNGCTCPILYPVGGDVRLLIDTFAQE; translated from the coding sequence ATGAAACAGCGGGTGGCTTTGTATTTGCAAGATGCGCACGATTTGCGTGCTGGCTTGGATTACGTTCGATATGCAGAGGTGCGCGGTTTTGAGGCTGTCTGGCAGGCGGAAAGCCGGCTTGTTCGAGATGCCATTGTCCCCATGGCGGCATATGCAGCAGTAACCGAGCGAATCAAGGTGGGGTCCGGAGTGATCAATAACTGGACGCGGAATATTGGCTTGTTGGCAGCCACTTTCCTCACGTTGGACGATCTTGCTCCCAATCGAATTATCTGTGGAATCGGCGCGTGGTGGGATCCCTTGGCAAAGAACGTGGGAATTGAACGGAAAAAACCTCTGGTTGCCATGCGGGAAACTGTTACCGTTTTACGGCGCTTGTTGAACATGGAACGGGTTACTTTCCATGGCGAGTTTGTGCATGTAGATGGGATCGAACTGGACGTTGTCCATGGACGACGGGAACCCAGAAACGTGCCGATTATGATTGGGGCTACGGGGGATCAGATGATGGAACTTACTGGAGAGATTGCTGATGGGGTAGTTTTGAATTATTGTGTGCCGCCTGAATATAACTTAAAAGCCCTTGAATTGCTTGAAAAAGGCGCCCGAAAAGCCGGCAGAACACTGGATGATCTGGATCGTCCGCAGTTGGTGGTGTGTTCGGTGGATTATGACCATGACAAAGCCATTGACACGACACGAGAATTACTGACCCAATATCTTGCTCAACAACCCCATATTGCTAAGGCGTCTGGGGTTTCTATGGATGTGGTGTCGGAGATTCAATCGATCTTAGGCTGGCCTGCTACCCATGAGCAAATTCAACGGGCTAAGCACCTCGTACCTGAAGATTTAATTCACCGTATTACCGCTTCGGGTACTCCGGATGAGGCTCGTGCCAAAGTGGAAGAATATCGCCGCAATGGATGCACCTGCCCAATTTTGTATCCGGTTGGTGGGGACGTTCGATTGTTGATTGATACTTTTGCCCAGGAATAA
- the yqeB gene encoding selenium-dependent molybdenum cofactor biosynthesis protein YqeB has product MRRERLKQGLWAIVRGGGDLASGAILRLARAGIKVIVTELAQPLMVRRKVSFAEAIYQGEVEIEGLRGVKAEIDVEQIIRIASEYQIPVIADPELKIQSLFTPDILVDGRMLKKSLEDQRTLASLVIGLGPGFVAGKNCHAVIETKRGHFLGRVIWEGEPEKDSGIPEGVDGKFGERVLRAPSEGEFMAGVEIGESVLSGQCLGYVNGVPVYAPFDGVVRGLIWSGLHVMQGQKIGDIDPRGDPRYCWLVSDKSLAVGGGVLEAVLTIPEFRARLG; this is encoded by the coding sequence GTGAGGCGTGAACGCTTGAAACAAGGGTTATGGGCAATTGTTCGTGGTGGTGGTGATTTAGCCAGTGGTGCAATACTTCGATTAGCGCGAGCGGGAATAAAAGTTATCGTCACAGAACTGGCACAACCCTTAATGGTGCGGCGCAAGGTTTCGTTTGCTGAAGCAATTTATCAAGGAGAAGTAGAAATTGAGGGCCTTCGAGGGGTTAAGGCTGAGATTGATGTTGAACAAATAATTCGTATAGCCAGCGAATACCAAATCCCGGTGATTGCCGATCCAGAACTTAAGATCCAAAGCCTCTTCACCCCGGATATTCTTGTAGATGGCAGGATGTTGAAGAAAAGTTTAGAGGATCAACGCACTCTTGCTTCTCTTGTGATTGGGTTGGGACCTGGCTTTGTGGCGGGAAAAAACTGCCATGCAGTGATTGAGACCAAGCGTGGACATTTTCTCGGTAGGGTGATTTGGGAAGGAGAGCCCGAAAAGGACTCTGGGATACCGGAAGGCGTGGATGGGAAGTTTGGCGAAAGGGTGTTACGTGCCCCTTCTGAGGGAGAATTTATGGCAGGGGTTGAAATTGGAGAGAGCGTTCTCTCGGGTCAATGCCTGGGCTATGTCAATGGGGTGCCTGTATATGCACCGTTTGATGGAGTGGTTCGCGGGCTGATATGGTCAGGACTTCATGTGATGCAGGGGCAAAAGATTGGAGATATTGATCCAAGAGGCGATCCACGTTATTGCTGGTTGGTGTCCGATAAGTCCTTAGCGGTGGGCGGAGGTGTCTTGGAGGCAGTCTTAACTATTCCGGAGTTTCGAGCGCGGTTGGGATAA
- a CDS encoding nucleotidyltransferase family protein — translation MMTTKSIIGAVVLAAGMSRRMGQPKQLLPWGKTTVIGQVVNVLQAAQVAQIVVVTGKSREQVEQTLKNTSAQCVFNPRYETSEMLTSLKVGISRLHDEVQAVLVVLGDQPQIQVSVVQGLIEQYRLGKGVLIVPSYQMRRGHPWLVDRSLWQEILQMDDERESMRNFLNHHAQDIVYYLVDTPSILTDMDTPEDYQQMRPVDERDNE, via the coding sequence ATGATGACAACTAAATCAATCATCGGAGCGGTAGTCCTTGCGGCTGGAATGTCTCGAAGAATGGGACAGCCTAAACAACTTTTGCCTTGGGGAAAGACCACGGTTATCGGTCAGGTGGTGAACGTTTTACAGGCGGCACAGGTGGCACAGATTGTGGTTGTCACGGGCAAATCCCGTGAACAGGTTGAACAAACTCTGAAAAATACCTCTGCACAGTGTGTTTTCAATCCACGTTATGAGACCAGCGAAATGTTAACTTCGTTGAAAGTTGGGATATCCCGATTACATGATGAGGTCCAGGCTGTGCTGGTTGTGCTGGGCGATCAACCTCAAATTCAAGTTTCTGTGGTTCAGGGGTTAATAGAACAGTATCGCCTTGGAAAAGGCGTATTAATTGTGCCCAGTTATCAAATGCGGCGTGGGCATCCCTGGTTGGTAGATAGGAGTCTCTGGCAAGAAATTCTCCAGATGGACGATGAACGCGAAAGCATGCGGAATTTTCTCAATCATCACGCTCAGGATATTGTCTATTATTTAGTGGATACACCTTCAATCCTGACAGATATGGATACTCCTGAGGATTACCAGCAGATGCGTCCTGTGGATGAGAGGGATAATGAGTAA
- a CDS encoding FAD binding domain-containing protein: protein MIIEYHRPETLEDALALLSRTFPRTLPLAGGSYLSRHANEDIAVVDLQKLGMDFVEVTDRGLSIGATTRLQSLVDHPDLPQWLRQSAHRETSANLRRMQSLAGTLVTSSGRSVLGTSLLAADARLQWLPGEEEKSLGDYFALREHWNQGILIRSIFVHTKVKVAVDWVARTPRDLPILVVAVARWQSRRTRIAVGGFGKTPLLVLDGPEPGGAEVALRSVLKQSDDEWASSEYRMDVGEKLLRRLLKLLETMED from the coding sequence ATGATCATTGAGTACCATCGTCCTGAGACCCTGGAGGATGCCCTTGCCTTGTTGTCTCGCACTTTTCCGCGCACGCTTCCTCTGGCAGGTGGATCCTACCTCAGCAGACATGCCAATGAGGATATTGCCGTTGTGGATTTGCAAAAGTTAGGAATGGATTTTGTTGAAGTTACCGATAGAGGGCTTTCAATCGGTGCAACCACCCGCTTACAATCTCTGGTAGATCACCCTGATCTTCCTCAATGGCTTAGACAATCTGCCCATCGTGAGACCTCTGCCAACCTGAGACGAATGCAGTCCCTTGCAGGAACGCTGGTTACCAGTAGCGGAAGGTCCGTTCTGGGTACCTCTCTTCTCGCGGCAGATGCACGATTACAATGGTTGCCCGGAGAAGAAGAAAAAAGCCTGGGAGATTATTTTGCCCTTCGAGAGCATTGGAATCAGGGTATTCTGATTCGTTCAATTTTCGTGCACACGAAGGTCAAAGTGGCTGTAGATTGGGTGGCGCGCACACCCCGCGATTTGCCCATTCTGGTGGTGGCAGTTGCCAGGTGGCAATCCAGGAGAACTCGGATTGCCGTTGGAGGTTTTGGAAAGACGCCTTTGCTTGTTTTGGACGGTCCAGAACCAGGCGGGGCTGAGGTAGCACTTCGATCTGTATTAAAACAAAGTGACGATGAATGGGCTTCCAGTGAGTATCGCATGGATGTGGGGGAGAAATTGCTGAGGAGGCTTCTGAAGTTGCTGGAGACAATGGAGGATTAA
- a CDS encoding molybdopterin-dependent oxidoreductase codes for MQITLTINQQEKTFEIHPSDTLLKVLRREGYFSVKFGGCSEGECGSCTVLLDGIPVNSCCMLAAQADGHVVETVEGLGEHPEHGWKTSRGLHPIQQAMVESGAIQCGYCTPAMVLAAKSLLEKNPNPSETEVRDALSGILCRCTGYVKPVEAVLQAARYMRGEQPLSEENGDIIPVDWKTTNPSPENPMSSEIPAVKTQTRITPKIWTHPDVVNTSVVGKPEKKVDAIKLVQGKPAFTDDIEMRGMLVAKVLHSPVAHARIKHIDVSKARALPGVAAVLTWQDIPRVVYSTAGQSDPIPGPLDTFSLDNKVRFVGDRVAFVAAETEEIAEKALQLIEVEYEELPAILDPALSMQPGAVQIHDEPEYVNFADSDPARNLAAKIRIDIGNVEKGFAEADMIFEGDYEVPKVQQAHIEPHVVVTYWDEDDRLVIRTSTQVPFHVRRILSPVLGLPVKRIRVIKPRIGGGFGGKQEVLIEDVAAHLTIATGRPVRYEYTREEEFIAARSRHPMRIHMKTGVKRDGTITANEMYCLSDTGAYGCHALTVTGNTGHKAMALYVGDGVYRQSPNIRFYADVVYTNTPPAGAYRGYGVPQGYWAVERHMEKIAHALQLDPIEFRLKNTLRAGELHPFSTAWSEGREPRPEVIHTVGLEECVRQGKSVIGWDEKFGNPDWHAIPGHPELRRGIGVALVMQGTAIPYLDMGGASIKMNDDGSFNLLVGATDLGTGSDTVLAQMAAEVLGTSVENIIVYSSDTDFTPFDKGAYASSTTYISGTAVVKAAEQVAERIRIRAAEMLKQDEDIPPEKIRLADGKAIAPDGRYVTHQEVAYHTLHHQNQEQIMGVASYFSPVSPPPFAAQFAEVTVNVETGSVTVDRLVMAVDSGVIVNPVTASGQIEGGMAQALGYAVSEEMVYDKKGRARERDLRDYHIFRADEMPVMDTIFVQTYEPSHPFGAKAVAEIPMDGVAPAVGNAVLDAVGVDIDANPITPEKVWRALRNKRING; via the coding sequence ATGCAAATCACCTTAACCATTAATCAGCAAGAGAAGACATTTGAGATTCATCCTTCTGATACGCTCTTAAAAGTTTTGCGCCGTGAAGGATATTTTAGTGTGAAATTTGGCGGATGTTCTGAAGGGGAATGTGGCTCGTGTACTGTGCTCCTGGACGGGATTCCGGTTAATTCATGTTGTATGCTTGCAGCACAGGCGGATGGCCATGTTGTGGAGACGGTGGAGGGATTAGGCGAGCACCCAGAGCATGGTTGGAAAACTTCCAGAGGACTTCATCCCATTCAACAGGCAATGGTTGAATCGGGTGCGATTCAATGTGGCTACTGTACTCCCGCAATGGTGCTTGCGGCAAAATCTTTACTGGAAAAAAATCCTAACCCTTCAGAAACAGAGGTCAGAGACGCCCTTTCAGGAATTCTTTGTCGTTGTACAGGATATGTGAAGCCTGTAGAAGCCGTCCTCCAAGCAGCGCGGTATATGCGTGGGGAACAGCCTTTATCTGAAGAAAATGGCGATATTATCCCTGTTGACTGGAAAACAACCAACCCGTCGCCGGAAAACCCCATGTCTTCGGAAATACCGGCGGTAAAAACTCAAACCCGTATCACTCCCAAAATATGGACACATCCGGATGTCGTAAACACATCTGTGGTAGGCAAACCAGAAAAGAAAGTGGATGCCATCAAACTGGTTCAGGGCAAGCCGGCGTTTACAGATGATATCGAAATGCGAGGCATGCTGGTTGCTAAGGTTCTTCACAGCCCGGTGGCACATGCAAGAATCAAGCACATCGATGTCTCGAAGGCTCGAGCCCTGCCTGGGGTTGCGGCCGTGTTGACCTGGCAAGATATTCCTCGCGTGGTTTATTCTACAGCCGGACAGTCTGACCCTATTCCCGGTCCCCTGGATACCTTTTCGCTTGACAATAAAGTTCGCTTTGTAGGGGATCGTGTGGCGTTTGTTGCTGCAGAAACCGAAGAAATTGCTGAAAAGGCTCTGCAACTTATTGAAGTCGAGTATGAAGAACTGCCTGCCATTCTTGACCCTGCCCTTTCCATGCAACCTGGCGCGGTGCAAATTCACGATGAACCTGAATACGTGAATTTTGCTGATTCTGATCCTGCCAGAAACCTTGCTGCAAAAATTCGTATTGATATTGGGAATGTGGAAAAAGGCTTTGCCGAAGCCGATATGATTTTTGAAGGTGATTATGAAGTCCCCAAAGTTCAGCAAGCACATATTGAACCCCATGTAGTGGTAACGTATTGGGATGAGGATGATCGTCTGGTCATTCGCACCAGCACCCAGGTTCCTTTCCATGTGAGGCGGATTCTGTCTCCGGTATTGGGGTTACCTGTTAAGCGTATTCGGGTGATCAAGCCCAGAATCGGAGGCGGTTTTGGCGGGAAACAGGAAGTTCTGATCGAAGATGTAGCGGCGCATTTGACGATTGCTACCGGCAGACCTGTTCGTTATGAATATACCCGCGAGGAAGAATTTATTGCGGCTCGTTCTCGTCATCCCATGAGAATCCACATGAAAACTGGGGTGAAGCGCGATGGAACAATTACGGCAAATGAGATGTACTGTTTGAGTGACACCGGCGCATATGGATGCCATGCCTTAACCGTCACTGGAAACACAGGGCACAAAGCCATGGCATTATATGTGGGCGATGGAGTGTATCGCCAATCGCCCAATATTCGCTTCTACGCGGATGTAGTTTATACAAATACGCCGCCGGCTGGAGCCTATCGGGGATATGGTGTTCCACAGGGGTACTGGGCGGTAGAACGCCATATGGAGAAGATTGCCCACGCCCTTCAACTGGATCCCATTGAGTTCCGTTTGAAAAATACTCTCCGTGCTGGAGAGTTACATCCCTTCAGCACAGCATGGAGCGAAGGGCGGGAACCCCGTCCTGAGGTCATTCACACTGTTGGTTTGGAAGAATGTGTGCGTCAAGGCAAGTCGGTGATTGGGTGGGATGAGAAGTTTGGCAATCCAGACTGGCATGCTATTCCAGGGCATCCGGAACTTCGGCGCGGTATTGGAGTCGCGCTGGTCATGCAGGGAACAGCCATTCCTTATCTGGATATGGGCGGTGCCAGTATTAAGATGAATGATGACGGTTCCTTCAATTTGCTGGTTGGAGCAACCGATTTGGGCACAGGCTCAGACACGGTTCTCGCACAAATGGCAGCGGAAGTTTTAGGTACTTCGGTGGAGAATATCATTGTGTATTCTTCCGATACCGACTTTACTCCCTTTGATAAAGGTGCTTATGCGTCCAGTACCACATACATTTCAGGAACTGCTGTGGTGAAGGCGGCTGAACAGGTGGCGGAACGCATTCGCATCCGTGCCGCAGAGATGCTTAAACAGGATGAGGATATTCCCCCGGAGAAGATTCGACTTGCAGATGGAAAAGCCATTGCCCCAGATGGCAGGTACGTCACACACCAGGAAGTTGCCTATCATACTTTACACCACCAAAATCAGGAACAAATTATGGGAGTGGCGTCATATTTCTCACCTGTTTCGCCTCCGCCGTTTGCGGCACAGTTTGCCGAGGTTACGGTCAACGTTGAAACGGGATCAGTTACTGTTGACCGATTGGTGATGGCGGTAGATTCAGGGGTCATCGTCAATCCTGTGACGGCATCTGGGCAGATAGAAGGCGGAATGGCACAGGCTTTAGGTTATGCTGTCAGCGAGGAAATGGTCTATGATAAGAAAGGCAGAGCCCGGGAGCGTGATTTAAGGGATTATCATATTTTCCGGGCTGATGAAATGCCGGTGATGGATACCATTTTTGTGCAAACTTATGAACCTTCGCATCCATTTGGCGCGAAGGCTGTAGCTGAGATTCCCATGGATGGAGTTGCGCCAGCCGTGGGCAATGCCGTGCTGGATGCTGTTGGTGTGGATATTGATGCAAACCCGATTACTCCCGAAAAGGTTTGGCGCGCCTTAAGGAATAAAAGAATTAATGGTTAA
- a CDS encoding xanthine dehydrogenase family protein molybdopterin-binding subunit yields the protein MTILGQSVQRVDAVGKVTGKTLYPGDLNFPDQLYMKVYFAKRPHARIVSIDTSAAEKVPGVVAVFTAKDVPVNEYGLGIYDQPVLCGPGSSKPYADRVRFIGDQVALVIAESEEIAAYARDLIHVVYEDLPVVDNPLNAMHEDAVLLHPDRGSNVLTRYRIRKGDVEKAFASADVIVEDEYVTPVQEHAFLQPEAGVGLIDEEGRVTVYVAGQWAHKDQEQIAHALGLPLEQVRVVYPAIGGAFGGREDMSVQIILALAAWRLYQRGIHRPVKIVWSREESIIGHHKRHPYRIRARWGATREGKLVAAEMELIADSGAYAYTSPKVLGNATLMCTGPYEIPNVKVDSYAVYTNNIPNGAFRGFGGPQATFAAEMQMNKLAEKLGMDPVELRMRNILREGSILSVGTPVPKGVSIEEVLTKCALKAGWQKTDTGWRAPEIQTVDAQFPHIRRGIGIACAFKNVGFSFGAPEQCWATVELIGKAEIEKVRVYHAGADCGQGAHTVFAQFAAETLGVPLEKIELIVSDTATTLNSGSASASRMTFMAGNAIKGAAEIALENWKNEERPAKGTYQYRPPRTTPYDPETGKSEPNFAYGYVAEAAEVEVDTETGQIEVKRLICADDVGKAVNPQQVVGQIEGAVVQALGYTIMENFVQKNAVPLTTTLSTYLIPTILDVPEKIDSIVVEHPDPIGPYGARGMGEMPYMAVAPAICSAVKMATGVWMDEFPLTPERVLRALGELEEESEA from the coding sequence ATGACCATTCTGGGTCAATCGGTTCAACGTGTTGATGCAGTAGGAAAGGTCACGGGAAAAACACTTTATCCGGGAGATTTGAACTTTCCTGACCAGTTGTACATGAAGGTATACTTTGCGAAACGTCCCCATGCTCGGATTGTTTCAATAGATACCTCAGCGGCCGAGAAGGTTCCTGGTGTTGTGGCTGTCTTTACGGCAAAAGATGTGCCGGTCAATGAGTATGGCTTGGGAATTTACGATCAACCTGTGTTGTGTGGGCCAGGCTCCAGTAAACCTTACGCCGATCGGGTGCGTTTTATTGGCGATCAGGTTGCCCTGGTTATTGCCGAGAGCGAAGAAATTGCTGCTTATGCCCGGGATTTGATTCATGTGGTGTATGAAGATCTCCCTGTGGTGGATAATCCGTTGAATGCCATGCATGAGGACGCAGTGTTGCTGCATCCCGATCGGGGGAGTAACGTTCTAACGCGCTATCGTATTCGGAAGGGGGATGTGGAAAAAGCTTTTGCAAGCGCGGATGTCATTGTCGAAGATGAGTACGTGACGCCTGTTCAGGAACATGCCTTTCTGCAACCTGAGGCAGGAGTTGGTTTGATTGATGAAGAGGGCCGTGTAACCGTTTATGTTGCCGGGCAGTGGGCGCATAAAGATCAGGAACAAATTGCCCATGCTTTGGGGTTGCCGCTTGAGCAGGTGCGTGTGGTGTATCCTGCGATTGGTGGAGCATTTGGCGGACGCGAGGATATGTCTGTCCAGATTATTCTGGCACTGGCGGCATGGCGTTTGTACCAGCGGGGAATTCATCGTCCGGTGAAAATTGTCTGGTCTCGCGAGGAATCGATTATTGGGCATCATAAACGCCACCCTTATCGCATCCGTGCGCGCTGGGGAGCGACCCGGGAAGGAAAACTGGTTGCCGCCGAGATGGAATTGATTGCCGATAGTGGTGCGTATGCTTACACTTCCCCCAAAGTGTTGGGGAATGCGACATTGATGTGTACGGGTCCATATGAAATCCCAAATGTAAAGGTGGATTCGTATGCTGTTTACACCAATAACATTCCCAATGGCGCTTTTCGTGGTTTTGGTGGGCCTCAGGCGACATTTGCGGCTGAAATGCAGATGAACAAACTGGCAGAAAAATTGGGAATGGACCCTGTGGAACTGCGGATGAGAAATATTTTGCGTGAAGGTTCCATTCTGTCTGTTGGCACCCCCGTTCCAAAGGGAGTGAGTATTGAAGAGGTGCTGACCAAGTGCGCCCTCAAGGCTGGATGGCAAAAAACGGATACAGGTTGGAGGGCTCCGGAGATTCAAACAGTTGATGCTCAATTTCCCCATATCCGTCGGGGAATTGGGATTGCCTGTGCCTTTAAGAATGTGGGATTTTCGTTTGGTGCACCGGAGCAGTGCTGGGCTACCGTCGAACTGATTGGCAAGGCAGAAATCGAAAAAGTTCGGGTGTATCATGCCGGTGCCGATTGCGGTCAGGGCGCACATACAGTATTCGCTCAATTTGCGGCCGAGACGCTGGGTGTACCTCTGGAGAAAATTGAACTGATTGTCTCGGATACAGCAACTACCTTGAACTCAGGTTCGGCTTCAGCCTCTCGAATGACGTTTATGGCTGGTAATGCCATCAAAGGGGCAGCGGAGATTGCGTTGGAGAATTGGAAAAACGAGGAAAGACCTGCGAAAGGCACCTATCAGTATCGTCCTCCAAGAACCACACCTTATGATCCCGAGACGGGAAAATCGGAGCCCAACTTTGCTTACGGATATGTGGCAGAAGCCGCTGAGGTAGAGGTGGATACAGAGACCGGGCAGATTGAGGTGAAAAGACTGATCTGCGCGGATGATGTCGGCAAAGCCGTCAACCCTCAGCAGGTGGTAGGACAAATTGAAGGAGCCGTTGTACAAGCGTTAGGGTATACCATAATGGAGAATTTTGTTCAGAAAAACGCAGTGCCATTAACGACAACTCTGTCTACCTACCTGATTCCTACGATTCTGGACGTTCCTGAGAAAATCGATTCAATTGTGGTGGAGCACCCTGATCCAATTGGCCCTTATGGCGCTCGAGGTATGGGAGAAATGCCTTACATGGCAGTGGCTCCCGCAATCTGTTCTGCGGTAAAGATGGCTACGGGGGTGTGGATGGATGAGTTTCCGTTAACTCCGGAGCGTGTGTTGAGGGCTTTAGGTGAACTGGAAGAGGAAAGTGAGGCGTGA
- a CDS encoding FAD binding domain-containing protein — translation MWKRYCLVTRIEEALEWLAKEKEKARVIAGATDLILEMERGGRKDVETLIDISRVSALDTISLDEDGWIHLGPLVTHNQCATSHLLYDRAYPLARACWEVGSPQIRNRGTVAGNLITASPANDTITPLMALGAVLTLRSQRGERRVPLKEFYTGVRRTVLAPDEMLVDIAFPAMRSSQKGTFVKYALRKAQAISVVNLAVLLDFDEQNIIQSAQITLGSVAPTIIHARSAEEYLTGKVLMPEVILEAAERCMGDAKPISDIRGSAQFRKKITGVIAKRALQAIAGGNEREGMPRVPITLSIRKMNSSLSESIVFEEHSAPPIICKVNGEERVFHSGHHKTLLRLLREDGLLIGTKEGCAEGECGACTIILDGMAVMSCMVPAPRAHGAEIVTVEGLAQGETLHPVQKAFVEAGAVQCGYCTPGFLVSAAMLLKEKSKPTRGEIVQAFSGNLCRCTGYYKIVEAVEKAVEKGG, via the coding sequence ATGTGGAAGCGATATTGCCTTGTAACCCGTATTGAGGAAGCCCTTGAGTGGCTGGCAAAGGAGAAAGAGAAAGCGCGAGTGATTGCTGGCGCTACCGATCTCATCCTTGAAATGGAAAGAGGTGGGCGGAAAGATGTTGAAACCTTAATTGATATTTCACGGGTTTCAGCATTGGACACCATTTCCCTGGATGAGGACGGATGGATTCACCTTGGGCCTCTGGTCACTCATAATCAATGTGCAACCTCTCACCTTTTGTACGATCGGGCATACCCACTGGCGCGTGCGTGCTGGGAGGTGGGGTCTCCGCAAATCCGAAATCGGGGTACCGTCGCCGGGAATTTGATCACCGCTTCTCCCGCTAATGATACTATTACCCCACTCATGGCATTAGGGGCAGTGCTCACGCTCCGTTCTCAACGGGGAGAGCGACGGGTTCCACTCAAAGAGTTTTATACAGGCGTTCGCCGTACGGTTTTGGCGCCGGATGAAATGCTTGTGGATATCGCCTTTCCTGCTATGCGTTCTTCGCAAAAGGGAACTTTTGTGAAATATGCTTTACGGAAAGCACAAGCCATCTCGGTAGTCAATCTTGCAGTCCTTTTAGATTTTGATGAACAAAACATCATACAATCTGCACAGATTACCCTGGGGTCAGTGGCGCCAACGATTATCCATGCCCGTTCGGCCGAGGAATACCTGACCGGTAAGGTGCTAATGCCGGAGGTTATCCTGGAAGCGGCTGAAAGGTGCATGGGAGATGCCAAACCGATTTCCGATATTCGGGGCTCGGCGCAATTCCGCAAGAAGATTACCGGAGTTATTGCAAAACGCGCCTTGCAAGCCATCGCTGGTGGCAATGAAAGAGAAGGGATGCCTCGCGTACCGATTACTCTCTCAATCAGAAAAATGAATTCTTCCTTGAGCGAAAGTATAGTTTTTGAGGAGCACTCTGCTCCACCTATCATATGTAAGGTTAATGGGGAAGAGAGAGTGTTTCATTCCGGGCATCACAAGACCTTGTTGAGGTTGTTGCGGGAAGATGGGCTTCTGATCGGTACTAAAGAAGGCTGTGCCGAAGGTGAGTGTGGCGCGTGTACAATTATTCTGGATGGTATGGCGGTGATGAGCTGTATGGTCCCGGCGCCCCGCGCTCATGGTGCAGAAATTGTGACCGTGGAAGGGCTTGCTCAGGGCGAAACACTGCACCCTGTTCAGAAAGCCTTTGTAGAAGCAGGGGCAGTGCAATGTGGTTACTGCACTCCCGGATTTTTAGTTTCGGCAGCAATGTTGCTCAAAGAGAAGTCCAAACCTACCCGTGGTGAGATTGTGCAGGCATTTTCTGGAAATTTGTGCCGTTGTACAGGGTATTATAAGATTGTGGAGGCGGTTGAGAAAGCCGTAGAAAAAGGAGGTTAA